The DNA window GTTGTCAAGCATCATCAATACAGGTTTCCTCAATATCTATTCCGTCTTTATTGGGAAAATCTACCCGTTGCAACAATTGGGATACTACAGTCAGGGCGGTAAGATGTCCGATATGGGAGTAACCACTATCTATGGAAGTATACAAAGTGCCACTTTCCCTATCTTTTCATCCATACAAAATGACAAAGAACGCCTGTTGCGTGCTTATCGCAAGACTATAAGGTTTACCTCCTTCCTCACTTTTCCGGCTATGATCGGTATGGTGTTGGTAGGCAACCCGTTTATACGAATAGCATTGACCGACAAGTGGGCTAACACTATCCCTTTCTTTCAGTTATTATGTGTGGGAGGTATATTTACCATACTGACAGCCATCAACAGCAACTTCCTTAAAGTGAGCGGGCGTTCAGATATCATGCTGAAACTGGAAGTATTCAAGCTGATAGTTACAGCAATAGCTCTGGTATGCACTCTTCATCAGAGCGTATGGGTTATGGTGGCCGGACAGGTAGTTGCCCGCATTGTTATTTATTTATCGAATGTAGTAATGGTTCACAAATGCGGAAATTATCCGGGATGGTACCAGATTAAGGATATTACTCCTTACCTCATTATGTCCCTGGTTCTTTTCGCCTGTTTGTATCCATTAAGTTTTATCATATCAAACCTGGTTCTGTTACTTTGTGCGCAAATAATTCTTTTTGCAATTGCATACATTGTATTGAATAAGTTATTAGGATCGGCAATCTTTGATGAAATCATGGCATTGCTTTTCAAAAAGAAAACAACACAAAATAATCAGTCGCCCGAATGAATGCAAAAGTAAAAGTAAGCGTATTGATGCTTACCTACAATCATGAGAAATACATTGTAGATGCTATAGAAAGCGTAATAAAGCAGCAAACAGATTTCCCGTTCGAGCTGGTTATTGGTGAAGACCGCAGTACAGATAGCACAGCCGAAATCTGTCGTGAGTATCAGAAAAAATATCCGGAGATCATCAAGCTTACAACAAATGAGGAGAATCTGGGACTGCAAGAGAACTTTATCCGTTCCTATAACCGTTGTTCCGGCGAGTATATGGCAATCTGCGAAGGAGACGACTTCTGGATTAACAAGCAAAAACTGCAAATACAAGCAGATTTTCTGGACAGCCATAAAGAATATTCAGCTTGTTTTCATCGTGCACTGAATTATTATCAGGAAGATGGAAGCAAAAGTATAGGCAATGGAGGTTATCAAAAGAAGGTAAATACAGTTTTCGATATCATAAACTGTAATCCCATCACAAACGTAACGGTTATGTTCCGTTTAGGACTGTTCGGAGAATTACCTTCATGGTTCAGTAAAGTAACATCATACGATTTTGCCATTCATGTACTTAACGCTGAACATGGAGATGCTTATTTCATGAATAATGTAATGGCAGTGTATCGCCAGCATAAAGAAAGCATCTGGAGCATGGCTTCCTCTGAAAAACAGATGCTTATTTCTGTTATAAACAGACAATTGCTTATTGATCATTACAAAGAAAAGAATAAAGCTATCTGTGATAAACTCACAGAAACATATACAAACGGCTGCATACGGTTAGTGCAATATTACCAATCCATAGGGAATGAAGAAAAAGTAGCCGAAACAGAACAGTTTATTTTTAAAGCCAACCCTTCATTTACCATTGAGCAGGTGAAGGAAATGGAAAAAATAAGAAAAGCACCGTTAAAGAAGATAATATCACAACGCATATTCCGTTTGGTAAAAGTTATCAGACGTGAAATTTCCAAACTAATACCTTTGCCTAAAATCAAATGATCTATGAAAGCTGCAAGTTTTATTCACATCATTCAATATAAATTGAATTGTGAATTAAATAACATTAAAAGGAAAAAAGCTCTTTCCAGAAAAAAGAACGATATATTTTCCTATTTCAAAAAAAACACCCCACAGAATAAAGAGATAGAAGAAGCCCTGAATTACTTAAAGGATTCTCCTCTTCATACATTCTGTGCTCCGTTTCGTGAGGCTTATAACTGGAAAGACATCAATGTTCTTATTGATGCTTCGAATGGGCTACCTTATGTTATGCACCAGGGAAAGAAACTATATTTTGTCCGTTCCTTCAATGACAGAACTGTAAAATACAGCTATAACGGATTGAGAACCGAACAAGATCCTGATTCGCCGCACTGTTATCTAAGCGATAACTTTACAGTGCAGCAAAACGATGTTTTATTAGATGTAGGTAGTGCTGAAGGAATCTTTGCCCTTACACATATAGAAAAGCTGAAACACGTGGTTCTCTTCGAAAGAAATGCTGAATGGGTGGAAGCTTTGGAAGCAACCTTTGCTCCCTGGAAAGAGAAAGTTACTATTATCAGGAAATATGTATCCGACTGTGATGATACAGAAAATATAACCATCGATTCTTTTCTGGCAGATAAACCTTATGTACCGACATTTATTAAGATTGACGTGGAAGGAGCCGAGAAAAGAGTCTTAAACGGAATGCAGAAAACCATTCAGTTACCCGAGCTGAAAATTGCGCTTTGCACTTATCATCAGCAAAAAGATTTTGTGGAATTCTCACACTATCTTACAGAAGCAGGTTTCAAATGGAATGCATCAAAAGGGGTAATGCTTTTCCTTAATGATATGGAAAGCTTGCAAACTCCATTTTTCAGAAAAGGATTAATCAGAGCGAATAAATAAAATATGAAAGTATCGGTTATCATCGTGTCCTACAATTTCGAGCAATGGATAGATCGTTGCTTAGGTAGTTTGCGCCGTTCAACCTCTCCCATTTCGGTGATTGTTGTTGATAATGGTTCCAAAGACAACACAACTCAGATTCTTGAAAAGAATTATCCAGAGGTGCATTTAATAAAGACAGGAGCAAATCTAGGATTTGGTAAGGCAAACAATATTGGTATCCGATATGCAATGGAACAAGGCGCTGATTATTTCTTCCTTCTAAATCAGGATGCCTGGATAGATGAAGATACTATAGAAATATTACTTGCCCTCTTTGAGAGACATCCAGAATATGGAATACTCTCACCTGCCCACTTAAATGGAAAAGGTGATAAACCGGACTTCGGTTTTTCGACTTATTCAGGAATAAAAGAAAAAGAAGAATTCCTTTCCCTGCAAAAAGATAATGAAGTAGTAAGCCTGAAGTTTATTAACGCTGCTTTTTGGATGATTTCCATTAAGGCTATAAAAGATTTGGGTGGTTTTTGTCCTTTGTTCTTTCACTATGGAGAAGACATTGACTATATTAACCGATTGCACTATCATGGCTACATGTTAGGATACTCTCCCCATGTGTTTGGTTATCATGATCGGGAGAACAGAGAGATTTCTCGGGAAACCTTTCTTCGATCGGAAAAAATTTATCTGCTTTCTGAATATGCAAATATCAATTATTCTTTTTATAAAGCTTTCGGTTATGGCGTTCTGGCCGGAATAAAAAAAGCCATGATAGCTCTTAAAAAGGGGAAAGTAGCCAATAGCTTAACATTTATCAATATCAGTATTGGTTTACTTTGTAAGACTAAACAAGTTTTACAGATGACAAATAAAAACAGAAAAAAAGCATTAAACTATATTTGATAATAGCGCTAGTTTTAACACAATGAAAGTACTCTATACATTTGGCGGAATACCACATTATCTGGACGCCATGCTCAATAAGCTTCACAACAAAGGTGTCGAAATAGTTGTTGTCACACCGCAAAAAGGAAATGCAACGATTGGTAAAGGTGTAAAAATGGTGGAGGGAGGCAGCTACAAGCATCTCACAGCCATTGAGAAAAAGATGTTTTACGGGAAAATGGCCTATCCTTCATTATCACAAATCGTATATGAAGAAAAACCGGACATCTTAGTGATGGGCTGGCCCTATTTCCTGCAACTCTTCTTTCAGCCTTCACTGCGCAAGACATTGAAGAGCTGTGGAACACGAATTGTCATTCGCGAAATTCCTTTCCAAACTCCACCTTACGGAAAGATGAAAGCCTACTTTCAGGAACATCCCATGTATGATGAAAACATGCAGTTGCAAAGTACGGGAATCAGTTTCTACCTGAAACAATGGTTAACCATGTGCATCCGTCGGTATTGCTACTCCAAAGCAGTAGGAACGCTCAATTACTCTACCGTAGCGTATGACATTCTGCCATCTTATGGCGTAAATCAGGAAGATATACATATTACCTTCAATTCTACCGACACCGAGGCATTACTCAAAGAGCGGGCAGCAGTATTGAAGAACAAGCCGATACTCCCTCCTTGTGAACATCGCATACTCCACATCGGACGGTTAGTGAAATGGAAACGGGTAGATTTGCTTATTGATGCCATGCCGGGAGTGATAGCTAAATTTCCCGATGCAGAACTTGTCGTGGTAGGCGATGGTCCGGAACTGGAAAACCTGAAACAACAAGCAGAGCACCTTCAGTTGAATGAACATATTCATTTCGCAGGAAGTATATACAAACCCGAAGAACTGGGAGCTTACATGAA is part of the uncultured Bacteroides sp. genome and encodes:
- a CDS encoding lipopolysaccharide biosynthesis protein, with product MAKTLKEKTIWALIWNVLDKVGQQIILFIVGILVARILSSEDYALVGMLSIFTALANIVIESGFSTALIRKNDATSTDYSSVFYFNMGASIVVYLLLFICAPFIADFFNQPSLTLIARIVFLAIPINSISLIQSTILTKQINFKKLTKVNFISLLASGLLSLYMAYSGYGVWTLVVQPVSLAIVRSMLLWIASSWRPVKEFSIQSIKELFAFASNLMLSSIINTGFLNIYSVFIGKIYPLQQLGYYSQGGKMSDMGVTTIYGSIQSATFPIFSSIQNDKERLLRAYRKTIRFTSFLTFPAMIGMVLVGNPFIRIALTDKWANTIPFFQLLCVGGIFTILTAINSNFLKVSGRSDIMLKLEVFKLIVTAIALVCTLHQSVWVMVAGQVVARIVIYLSNVVMVHKCGNYPGWYQIKDITPYLIMSLVLFACLYPLSFIISNLVLLLCAQIILFAIAYIVLNKLLGSAIFDEIMALLFKKKTTQNNQSPE
- a CDS encoding glycosyltransferase, which gives rise to MNAKVKVSVLMLTYNHEKYIVDAIESVIKQQTDFPFELVIGEDRSTDSTAEICREYQKKYPEIIKLTTNEENLGLQENFIRSYNRCSGEYMAICEGDDFWINKQKLQIQADFLDSHKEYSACFHRALNYYQEDGSKSIGNGGYQKKVNTVFDIINCNPITNVTVMFRLGLFGELPSWFSKVTSYDFAIHVLNAEHGDAYFMNNVMAVYRQHKESIWSMASSEKQMLISVINRQLLIDHYKEKNKAICDKLTETYTNGCIRLVQYYQSIGNEEKVAETEQFIFKANPSFTIEQVKEMEKIRKAPLKKIISQRIFRLVKVIRREISKLIPLPKIK
- a CDS encoding FkbM family methyltransferase: MKAASFIHIIQYKLNCELNNIKRKKALSRKKNDIFSYFKKNTPQNKEIEEALNYLKDSPLHTFCAPFREAYNWKDINVLIDASNGLPYVMHQGKKLYFVRSFNDRTVKYSYNGLRTEQDPDSPHCYLSDNFTVQQNDVLLDVGSAEGIFALTHIEKLKHVVLFERNAEWVEALEATFAPWKEKVTIIRKYVSDCDDTENITIDSFLADKPYVPTFIKIDVEGAEKRVLNGMQKTIQLPELKIALCTYHQQKDFVEFSHYLTEAGFKWNASKGVMLFLNDMESLQTPFFRKGLIRANK
- a CDS encoding glycosyltransferase family 2 protein, translating into MKVSVIIVSYNFEQWIDRCLGSLRRSTSPISVIVVDNGSKDNTTQILEKNYPEVHLIKTGANLGFGKANNIGIRYAMEQGADYFFLLNQDAWIDEDTIEILLALFERHPEYGILSPAHLNGKGDKPDFGFSTYSGIKEKEEFLSLQKDNEVVSLKFINAAFWMISIKAIKDLGGFCPLFFHYGEDIDYINRLHYHGYMLGYSPHVFGYHDRENREISRETFLRSEKIYLLSEYANINYSFYKAFGYGVLAGIKKAMIALKKGKVANSLTFINISIGLLCKTKQVLQMTNKNRKKALNYI
- a CDS encoding glycosyltransferase family 4 protein, encoding MKVLYTFGGIPHYLDAMLNKLHNKGVEIVVVTPQKGNATIGKGVKMVEGGSYKHLTAIEKKMFYGKMAYPSLSQIVYEEKPDILVMGWPYFLQLFFQPSLRKTLKSCGTRIVIREIPFQTPPYGKMKAYFQEHPMYDENMQLQSTGISFYLKQWLTMCIRRYCYSKAVGTLNYSTVAYDILPSYGVNQEDIHITFNSTDTEALLKERAAVLKNKPILPPCEHRILHIGRLVKWKRVDLLIDAMPGVIAKFPDAELVVVGDGPELENLKQQAEHLQLNEHIHFAGSIYKPEELGAYMNESTVYVLAGMGGLSINDAMTYGMPVICSVCDGTERDLVTEGKNGFFFQEGNAGSLSEKITTLFASPDLCREMGKESQRIINEIINIETVSERYLNAFRDIMAKS